The following coding sequences are from one Triticum dicoccoides isolate Atlit2015 ecotype Zavitan chromosome 4A, WEW_v2.0, whole genome shotgun sequence window:
- the LOC119288120 gene encoding disease resistance protein RPM1-like, with protein sequence MEDMVDEYLYLVGREHDIGCCFFMKKGFKKPRSLLCLNQIALRVKEMEKGLSHLSETRNRWVPMINNGDSSNLNYIVKRSQELANISRSLDEEDLVGVDKNREKLEQWLGDDQECSVVALLGMGGLGKTALAANVYKKEREKFQCHAWVSISQTYSREVILRNITKELFKDNVSVLSSTLDMDIMSLEETLKKYLEQRKYLIILDDVWDPEAFHDLSRMLTHNDKGSRVILTTREASVAALASQGHILTLEALPEDKGWDLFCKKAFPRDTNHECPTELKPLSEEIVGKCKGLPLSIVSIGSLLRVREKTMEEWRRINDQLSWEMINNSKLDHIKNILYLSFIYLPTHLKSCFLYCSLFPEDYLLHRKQLARLWMAEGFIEERGGSTLEEVAEGYLKELTDRNMLQLVERNHFGRMKKFRMHDLLRELAVDLCKKNCFGVTYDNECGGSLEMDGRRLVLHKHQQISGILQLRTVITLGNSMPSTTIPLLCKESRYLTVLELSGLPIKKIPDAIGDLFNLRHLGLRGSKVKMLPKSVEKLSNLLTLDLCGSDVHELPSGIVKLKKLRHLFAERVIDAEGRDFECRSGVCIPIGLGNLTNLQTLHALEVQDECLRHLGELRQMRSLRLLNVKEIYYGSINESLVQMQYLSNLYVYASDENKVLLLNVCLPSLQKLSLRGRLAEGALDESPLFQASGGQNLYSLSLDWSHLREDPLPSLSRLSNLTCLRFTRAYNGEQLSFLTGWFPKLKNLWLKDLPNLNQLEIVEGAMASLEELILVNLRSMMEVPGGIEFLMPLQRLSFQEITRDFLTSLCQCSATRWKFRYTLRQC encoded by the coding sequence ATGGAGGACATGGTGGATGAGTACTTGTATCTAGTTGGTCGAGAACATGATATAGGTTGttgttttttcatgaaaaaagggTTCAAAAAGCCAAGATCACTGCTCTGTTTGAATCAGATAGCTCTCAGAGTGAAGGAAATGGAGAAAGGCCTTTCACATCTGTCAGAGACAAGAAACCGTTGGGTACCCATGATAAATAACGGGGATTCTAGCAACCTCAATTACATTGTCAAGAGATCCCAAGAGCTAGCAAACATTTCACGCTCACTTGATGAAGAAGATCTAGTGGGGGTGGATAAAAACAGAGAAAAACTTGAGCAGTGGTTGGGGGATGATCAGGAATGCTCTGTGGTAGCTCTGCTTGGAATGGGAGGTCTTGGCAAAACTGCTTTAGCTGCAAATGTCtacaaaaaggagagggagaaatTCCAGTGCCACGCCTGGGTCTCCATCTCTCAAACTTATTCTAGAGaagttatattgagaaatataaccaAGGAACTTTTTAAAGATAATGTCAGTGTTCTATCCAGCACCCTGGATATGGACATCATGAGCCTTGAAGAGACACTAAAAAAATATTTGGAGCAAAGAAAATACTTGATCATATTGGATGACGTTTGGGATCCGGAAGCATTTCATGATTTGTCAAGGATGCTTACTCATAATGATAAGGGCAGTAGAGTGATACTTACAACAAGGGAAGCCAGCGTTGCCGCACTTGCCTCTCAAGGACATATCTTAACATTGGAAGCTTTACCAGAAGACAAGGGGTGGGATCTCTTTTGTAAGAAAGCCTTCCCAAGAGATACAAATCATGAATGTCCTACAGAATTGAAGCCATTGTCCGAGGAAATAGTTGGCAAGTGCAAAGGCTTGCCTCTTTCTATTGTGTCAATTGGCAGCCTCTTGCGTGTGCGTGAGAAAACCATGGAAGAATGGAGAAGAATAAATGACCAACTGAGTTGGGAGATGATTAATAATTCGAAGCTTGATCACATAAAGAATATTTTGTACCTGAGCTTCATATACCTTCCAACACATTTGAAAAGTTGCTTCTTGTACTGTAGTCTATTTCCAGAAGACTATCTTTTACATAGGAAACAACTTGCACGGTTATGGATGGCAGAGGGGTTCATCGAGGAGAGGGGTGGAAGCACATTAGAAGAAGTGGCAGAAGGCTATCTGAAGGAGTTGACTGACAGAAACATGCTACAACTTGTTGAGAGGAACCACTTTGGTAGGATGAAGAAATTCAGAATGCACGATCTCTTACGTGAACTGGCAGTTGATTTGTGCAAGAAGAACTGTTTTGGTGTTACTTATGACAATGAGTGTGGGGGGTCTCTTGAGATGGATGGACGACGATTGGTACTCCACAAACATCAGCAAATTTCTGGTATACTCCAACTTCGTACAGTCATTACACTGGGCAATAGTATGCCATCAACCACTATACCTTTGCTATGTAAGGAGTCAAGATATTTGACAGTGCTAGAATTAAGTGGCCTACCCATAAAGAAGATTCCAGATGCTATTGGAGATCTTTTTAATCTCCGCCATTTGGGTTTGCGTGGTTCGAAAGTGAAGATGCTCCCAAAGTCTGTAGAGAAGCTTTCTAATTTGTTGACACTGGACCTTTGTGGATCTGACGTACATGAGCTGCCTAGTGGGATTGTGAAACTGAAGAAGCTCAGACACTTATTTGCTGAGAGAGTAATTGATGCAGAAGGGAGAGATTTTGAATGTCGGAGTGGTGTGTGTATCCCCATTGGTCTTGGAAATCTAACAAACCTACAGACGCTACATGCATTGGAAGTACAAGATGAGTGTCTTAGGCATTTAGGGGAGCTGAGGCAAATGAGAAGCTTGAGGTTATTGAATGTGAAGGAAATCTACTATGGAAGCATCAACGAGTCTCTAGTTCAGATGCAGTATTTGTCCAACCTATATGTTTATGCAAGCGATGAGAACAAGGTTCTTTTGTTGAATGTCTGCCTGCCAAGCCTGCAAAAGCTATCTTTGAGAGGACGACTAGCTGAAGGGGCCTTGGACGAGTCTCCTCTATTCCAAGCTTCTGGGGGGCAGAACCTGTATTCATTGTCTCTAGATTGGTCACACCTGAGAGAAGATCCCCTGCCATCCCTTTCTCGGCTGTCAAACTTGACATGTCTACGTTTCACAAGAGCATACAACGGCGAGCAGCTGTCATTTCTCACGGGGTGGTTTCCCAAGCTGAAGAATCTATGGCTAAAAGACCTGCCTAATCTGAATCAGCTAGAGATAGTAGAAGGTGCCATGGCGAGCCTGGAGGAATTAATCTTAGTCAACCTCAGAAGCATGATGGAGGTCCCAGGTGGCATTGAGTTCCTCATGCCCCTCCAGCGTCTATCCTTCCAGGAAATCACCAGAGACTTCCTAACATCGTTGTGCCAATGTTCTGCAACTCGATGGAAGTTCCGGTATACTCTCCGACAATGTTGA
- the LOC119284214 gene encoding disease resistance protein RPM1-like, with translation MAEIVILLAIRKIGIALAKAAVDQASVQFGKYGTQLLELQGSMGRVGRELRIMHEVLCQMDIRSRNNQVYEVWLEEVRIVAHVMEDMVDEYLYLVGQEQDIGCCFFLKKGSKKPRSLLSLNMIASKVKEIEKELSHLSETNNRWVGMINNRDSNYIVKRSQDLANISRSLDEEDLVGVDKNREELQQWLAGDDLECSVISLLGMGGLGKTALAANVYKKEREKFQCYAWVSISQTYSREDVLRNMIKELFKDNASVLSSILAMDIMSLEETLKKYLEQRKYFIILDDVWDPVAFNDLSRMFIHNDKGSRVMLTTREACVAALASPGCILTLEALPEDKAWDLFCKKAFPRETNHECPTELKPSSKEIVSKCKGLPLAIVSVGSLLRVRDKTVEEWRRINEQLSWEIINNSRLDHIRNVLHLSFIYLPTYLKSCFLYCSLFPEDYHFKRKQLVRLWTAEGFIEERGESTLEVVAECYLKELVDRNMLQLVERNSFGRMKKFKMHDLVRELAVDLCKKNCFGVSYEDQCGGSLEMNGRRLVLHKLKKDIQQPFSNMHQLRTIITLGGSKSSFTLLPLLCTESRYMTVLELSGLPINEIPDAIGDLFNLRHLGLRNSKVKKLPKSVQKLSNLLILDLYESDIHELPSGIVKLKKLRHLFAQKTIDTDYRELASCSGVHIPNGLGSLINLQTLQALELQDESVRHLGELRQVRSLRLLNVKGIYCRSISESLVKMRYLSYLDVNASDENEVLLLNVCLPSLQKLLLKLYSLSLYWSQLREDPLPSLSRLSNLTRLFLTRAYNGEQLAFLTGWFPKLKVLSLRDLPNLSLLEIQQGAMASLEKLTLTNLRSITEVPAGIEFLLPLQYLGFREISYDFLTLLRQCSAIQGTQWQHSLRW, from the exons ATGGCAGAGATTGTGATTCTTCTAGCCATTAGAAAGATtggaattgctttggcaaaggcagcTGTAGACCAGGCCAGCGTACAGTTTGGAAAGTATGGCACACAACTACTAGAACTACAGGGCAGTATGGGCCGTGTTGGTAGGGAGCTTCGCATAATGCATGAGGTTCTATGTCAGATGGACATTCGTAGTCGCAACAATCAGGTATATGAGGTCTGGTTGGAGGAGGTACGCATAGTAGCACATGTGATGGAGGACATGGTGGATGAGTACTTGTATCTTGTTGGGCAGGAACAAGATATAGGTTGTTGTTTTTTTCTGAAGAAGGGTTCCAAGAAGCCCAGATCTTTGCTTTCTTTGAACATGATAGCTTCCAAGGTGAAGGAAATAGAGAAAGAACTTTCACACTTGTCAGAGACAAACAATCGTTGGGTTGGAATGATAAACAACAGGGACTCAAATTACATTGTCAAGAGATCCCAAGATCTAGCAAACATTTCACGCTCCCTTGATGAAGAAGATCTAGTGGGGGTGGATAAAAACAGAGAAGAACTCCAGCAATGGTTGGCAGGTGATGATCTGGAATGCTCTGTGATAAGTCTGCTTGGAATGGGAGGTCTTGGTAAAACTGCTTTAGCTGCAAATGTCTACAAGAAGGAGAGGGAAAAATTCCAGTGCTATGCCTGGGTCTCCATTTCTCAGACTTATTCTAGAGAAGATGTCTTGAGAAATATGATCAAAGAACTTTTTAAGGATAATGCCAGTGTTCTATCTAGCATTCTGGCTATGGACATAATGAGCCTTGAAGAGACATTAAAGAAATATCTGGAGCAAAGGAAGTACTTTATCATATTGGATGATGTTTGGGATCCGGTAGCATTTAATGATTTGTCAAGGATGTTTATTCATAATGATAAGGGCAGTAGAGTGATGCTCACAACAAGGGAAGCCTGCGTTGCCGCACTTGCCTCTCCAGGATGTATCTTAACACTGGAAGCTTTACCAGAAGACAAGGCATGGGATCTCTTTTGTAAGAAAGCCTTTCCAAGAGAAACAAATCATGAATGTCCCACAGAATTGAAGCCATCGTCCAAGGAAATAGTTAGCAAGTGCAAAGGCTTGCCTCTTGCTATCGTGTCAGTTGGTAGCCTCTTGCGTGTGCGTGATAAAACCGTGGAAGAATGGAGAAGAATAAACGAACAACTGAGCTGGGAGATAATTAACAATTCAAGGCTGGACCACATAAGGAATGTTCTGCATCTAAGCTTCATCTACCTCCCAACATACTTAAAAAGTTGTTTCCTATACTGCAGCTTATTTCCAGAAGACTATCATTTTAAAAGGAAACAACTTGTACGGTTATGGACAGCAGAGGGATTCATCGAGGAGAGGGGTGAAAGCACACTAGAAGTAGTGGCAGAATGCTATCTAAAAGAGTTGGTTGACAGAAACATGCTGCAACTTGTTGAGAGAAACTCATTTGGtcggatgaagaaattcaaaatgcacGATCTCGTACGTGAACTGGCAGTTGATTTGTGCAAGAAGAATTGTTTTGGTGTTAGTTATGAGGATCAGTGTGGGGGGTCTCTCGAGATGAATGGACGTCGGTTGGTGCTTCACAAACTAAAGAAGGATATTCAACAGCCATTTTCAAATATGCACCAACTTCGGACTATCATTACACTGGGTGGTAGCAAGTCATCATTCACTTTACTACCTCTGCTATGCACGGAGTCAAGATATATGACAGTGTTAGAATTAAGTGGGCTGCCTATCAATGAGATTCCAGATGCTATTGGAGATCTTTTTAATCTCCGTCATTTGGGTTTGCGTAATTCAAAAGTGAAGAAGCTCCCTAAGTCTGTGCAGAAGCTTTCAAATTTGTTGATACTCGACCTTTATGAATCTGATATACATGAGCTCCCTAGTGGGATTGTGAAACTGAAGAAGCTTAGGCACTTATTTGCTCAGAAAACAATTGATACAGATTATAGAGAGCTTGCAAGTTGCAGTGGTGTGCATATCCCCAATGGACTTGGAAGTCTAATAAACCTTCAGACGCTACAAGCATTGGAATTACAGGATGAGTCTGTTAGACATTTAGGGGAGCTGAGGCAAGTGAGAAGCTTGAGGTTATTGAATGTGAAGGGAATCTACTGTAGAAGTATCAGTGAGTCTCTAGTTAAGATGCGGTATTTGTCCTACCTAGATGTGAATGCAAGTGATGAGAACGAGGTTCTCTTGTTGAATGTCTGTCTGCCAAGCCTGCAAAAGCTACTTTTGA AACTGTATTCATTGTCTCTATACTGGTCACAGCTGAGAGAAGACCCCCTGCCATCCCTTTCTCGGTTGTCAAACTTGACGCGTCTATTTCTGACGAGAGCATACAATGGAGAGCAGCTGGCATTTCTCACGGGGTGGTTCCCCAAGCTAAAGGTTCTCTCTCTAAGAGACCTGCCTAATCTGAGTCTTCTAGAGATACAGCAAGGTGCCATGGCGAGCCTGGAGAAATTAACCTTAACCAATCTCAGAAGCATAACGGAGGTCCCAGCTGGCATTGAGTTCCTCCTGCCCCTCCAGTATCTAGGCTTCCGGGAAATCAGCTATGACTTCTTGACGTTGCTGCGTCAATGTTCTGCAATTCAAGGGACGCAGTGGCAGCATAGTCTCCGATGGTGA